In the Triticum aestivum cultivar Chinese Spring chromosome 2B, IWGSC CS RefSeq v2.1, whole genome shotgun sequence genome, CGTCTACACGTGGTGCATACAGCCGTTGGATGAAGATTAGAAGGACTAGAATAGGGCTGGCGTCTACACGTGAGGAAGAAGCCGCCAATGGTTAAATATGAACTTTGTCAGTTTTGTTTACAGCCGTTGGATGAAGATTAGACGGTCTAGAATAGAAGTGACTGATAGAACTTTTGTTCAGGCACGTGGTGCATAGGCTGTCCCATATTTATTATCCGGTAGCTCAAGGCTGTGAAGTAACCAGTGCTACTAACGGAGGATTCCTAGACTAGAACCAGATGGCAATCGCAGGATGGCCAAAGGGCACcactaggcgccggcgcaccggccgaattTCGGCCGGTCAGCCTCCAGCCGCCCGATTAGCCGCATCCCACCGTTGgatttggatccccttgtgtcgtcTTCTTTTTTTCCCGCGCTGGCGGCCGTCGGCCACGTACGACGCCGCGCTCGCCAGCCTCCTCGGCGCCGCCTTGCTCGTCCTCGGCCCTGTCCTTGCCCGGTCACCCGGTGTTGTCGCCGTCGGCCGCCATCACCGCCGCATCTCCTCACCATCCCCTGCTCTTTCTACTCCTCACCACCGCATCTCCTCCTGTCCCGAACACCGCTGTCCCAGCCATCAATCTCCCTTCTCGTTTGACCCATGGTAGCACCCACCATTGACGGGTCCGAGGTCGGCCATGGCTGCTTGCAACCCCATCCATTGACAGCGGTAGCTCCGCCATCGTCAACTCTTGCCGTTGTAGCAAAAAATCTCATCGGATGTAACTTTTACGATTGCCGGTGCCAGCAAAAAATAGCGCTGGTTCCAGCAAATCATATGAACAGTGGTAGCAAAATTGCAAAAATTGTGTTCTATTTCAGCAAACCGAAAACTCTGGTGGTAGCAAAAAATGAAGTTGGTTCCAGCAAAACAGAACGCCGGTAGAAGCAAAAATTAAAAAATTTACCATGGCTCCAAATTCCAAACAAACTCAAAACACCGGTGGTAGCAAATAATGATGATGGTTCCAGCAAAACTAAAATATGGTGGTAGCAAAAAAGAAAATTGGATTGTTGGTTCCATCAAACCAAACCGTCGGTAGTAGCACAATTGAGTGTTGGTTCCAACATCTCGCAACGCGGTTGTAGCACTCGTCGTCGCATAGTCGCTCACCGTCGCGTGCCCCTTGTAGCTCCTTCGTCCGCCGCCTGTAGCTCCTCCGGCCGTCGGTTGCAGCTCCCTGCGTTGCCGGTTGCAGCTCCTCCGTCCTCCGGCTGCAGCTCCTGACGTGGCCGGTTGCAACTCCTCCGTCCTCCGGCTGCAGCTCCCGACGTGGCCGGTTGCAGCTCCCGGCGTGGCCGGTGGAGCTGCTCCACCGTCTGCCGTCCGTGGTCGATCCCGGGGCGAGAGGGGCCATGGGGAGGGAGGAAGTGGAGGCTGACTCATGGAGCTACGAGGAAAAAAGAGGGAATAGGCTTGTCGGAGAGGGGGAAAGAGTAGCAAGGGGGATTCGTCGGAGTGTTGGGCTCGTCGGAGCTAGGATACGGCGGCGCAAGCGAGAGGGAAGGAGGCGAGGCGGGCAAGGCACGAGCGAGATGACGAGACCTGTGTGGATGGGTGGTGCTGGGGATAAGAACGTGATGTGGTGCGTGTGGGATAATGGATGGGGGCACGTGGTGTGCGTGAGGCTGTTATGCGTGTGCACAAGAAGAGCGGCAGGACCGGCCCAAAGTTCGGCCGGTCTGCCGGCTCCAAACATTTCCCATGGCCAAATGCCCAAATGTATGTACACGCACTACATACTTGCGGACTCATCTCCGGCTGAGCTAACGCACTTGCTCACTCCCAGATGCCGACCTCCATGAATCCGTCCTCGGTGGCGCAGCCCCTGAACATGCCAGTGCAGTTGAACCCGTATGCCACCTCGCCGGTGCCAGACACGGCGATGAGCCCCGCGAAGCCCTCGTCGAGCCGCTCCTTCACGCAGAAGTCCACGGCCTCCTGCAGAGGCAGGCCCTTGTACTCCATGACGGCTGCCACATCGCGCGCCAGCGTGGAGCGGATGATGGCCTCCCCCTCGCCAGTGCACGACACGGCACAGTGCCCGCATGCGTAGGTGCCGGCGCCGATGAGCGGCGAGTCGCCGATGCGGCCAGTCATCTTGTTCATCAGACCACCGGTCGAGGTGGCCGCCGCCGTGAAGCCGTTAGAGTCCACCACCGCGCACCCCACCGTCTCCGGCGCGTAGATGCTGATGGGCAGCCCGTTCATCACCGTGCCGTTGTTATTGTGGTTCTCCGACGCGGCCGCCAGCGCGCTGCATGTGTCAGCTCCGGCCAGCGGGATGCGGTAGTCGAAGAGGATGCTGttggcctccttggcgagcttgaGCATGCCTATGTTTTCCTCCGTGATGAAGTAGCTGTTGTCCACCACCTCGAGGCCCTGCAAACACATCAAAATCAGATCAACACATCCAAAAATCAATCTGTTTTTAATCCCAATTAACTCTGGTTGCATATATAGATCGCAGTTAAAATCGGGACACAGTGCAGGGCCACGAGATCTGCAGGGAAAGCGCGGGATTCTGCAGGAATCACGGAATCAGATCCAGTTGCTGTACTCGTTGGCCGGGGTGGTGGACCATGAACGGACGACGGATTCGTCGGACGGGGAGCAAGTGGCCTGGTCCCGTCGCGTCGGCTGGCATGGGCGGGGCACAAGATCCGGCGAGGATTCCATGCCATGGCGACCACACGGCACGAGTGGTGCACAGGGAGGAGGCGATGCCGTGCACAAATTTTGGCGGCAGAAACAGAGGAGCACAGGGCATGCTTACAGTAGCCATCCTAGGTTCATGGATCTGCCATGAGACTTTGCCACCTACTGCTTGCTTCTATTGTTTCACTTTGATTAGCAAACTGTTTATTTTAATTAATTTAATGCAAAATAGCGCCGGCCACGACAAATTTATTTCATGCATGCGACAAGATGGATTCCTTTTGTGCGGCTGCTAGCTGCACGATCTTGACTAGAAAACTTTAAGGCTTAGTAGAATTTTAACGGCAGAGGACAAAATTAAGTTGGACAGGCATGGAAATATCGTGAAGGTGGGTTTTTGGTAGGTGCGAGGCGGCTGGCCTGGTGTCACCACGAGACCCATGTTTCTTCTTCACTTTTCACATGTTTTCTTAGCCTTTTGGTTCTTACTCAAAATGCAAATCTCATATATTTGCATCATAATATTATCATGCAGGAGTGCCAACTAATCGCCTGCTGTGGTGGTTTGTAAATCGACGACGCGCACATGACTACCAAACCAATAGCAAACGGTAGACAGGTTACGTTGCCGTTGCTTTCAGCTGGATGTGAAATCAACACGTACTACTACTGTCTACATTTCGGTCCACACATTTCTCCAAAGACCAGGGGACGAAAGGGAGACACCCACGTGTTTTTTATGAACTTGCTGTGCTGAGTAAGCTGTGTCTTACACTCTTAATGTATTTTTCCAGAGAGAACGAAAAGCTTAGCTCAGATAAGATATATCTATATGCATGTGTTACCCAAATGAACGGTATTTCCCGTGCAAGCCAGCTGCACGCAGCTGTGCACTTAAGGTGTACCGCACCACGGTGCCCCACACGTCATCTACGCGTGTCAAGTAGTACAGCTTAATTTCCAAGGACCCTTTCCAAGAGAAATTGCGGCTGCATGCCATACTACTCCGTCCGTTCCGTCACGTGAACTTTCCAAttttaaaatgttaattaattaccGTCCTCATATGTGTTGATTAGATCGCCATGCAGGCATGCAGGCAGTTTTTGGGGTGCATTTTTTGGAAGGAATCAGAATTTACGGAGGGTAATCAGTATTGGGTTAATCTTAGGATTAATTACCTGCTCGCGGGCGAAATCCTCCGCGCCGTCGAAGGCGAGGTAGGAGTGAGGGGACTTGTCCATGACGCGCCGGGCCAGGGACACCGGGTTCCTAACTGTAGAGACGCCGGAGACGGCGCCGCAGCGGCGGCCGCGGCCGTCCATGATGCTGGCCTCCATCTCCACGGTGCCGGCGCGGGTGAGCGCGGAGCCGCGGCCCGAGTTGAAGCAGGGGTCCGTCTCCAGCTCTCGCACCACGGCCTCCACCACGTCCAGCGCCGTGGCGCCGGCGCGCAGCAGGTCGACCCCAACCTGCAGGCACCGGGCCAGCACGCGCTTGCCCTCCTCCTGGCGGTGCTCCGGCAGGTTGGGGTCCACGCCAGCGCCGCCGTGGATGGCAATGGCCCAGCGCGCCATGCGTGCGTACGGGGGGTGGTGTGTTGCTAGGTGGCTAAAGACActtcgttctctctctctctctctgtcgcctGCTAAGGCTACGTGATGCTCTGCTCTTTCTTGCGGCTCTGTCTGTTGGTGTGTGTTGCAGATGAAGGATGGGAGCTGCGAGGGCGGGGTATTTAtaggggaagcgaggggtggcagGGGAGGCTCCTCCGGCGGACGCGGGgggtttggtttggtttgggtgcTGCGAGTTTTGGAATCTTGGGTCCGAAACGGAACGGTATCCGGCACTGCACGCAGGCGGGATTTGATGAGTGGCACGTAAACGAGGTGCCCCTGTACAGCAGTAAATAAATGGATTCGGCACCTTAATTTCAGAGGCTGCGTAATTTTTGCCCGGTTGGATTCAGCACGGCACTGCAACGGTATGGCATGATGTCTCTCCTAGGGACAAAACGAGCAAGACAACTTCATGGTAAAACTGAATACTACAAGTCATGAAGAAAATTCAGTGCCTCGGGTCGATTTATCTACCTATGTCGTTCCGGTAAATTTACTCAACCTCCACAGACAAGAATGTTAAAATTGTTGACGGCTTTCTTCTAGCACCAAATAATTCCATGCAACAAAACGATCAACTTAAAGTAATCCAGTATGTTACATAACATGTGCATTTAAGCACTACTAGTCCTAGAACAAACACCGGGTCAATGCTTAAGGTTGAATGTTAGTGCAGCAAAAAGAAATTGTTAGTGCAGCAGCCGGCTGCGACCAACCACCGAGCAAGTGTTAAATTGGCTGCCGGCGCAGAAGATCCCGGTGGAATCCAGGCAAGCTAGACCGCACAAACTGCCGAGATGGAATCTTTGCGCCGGTGCCCTCGTTGTATGGAATTAAATTAtgccctaagagcaactccaacgcggcgATCTATTTCGTACACGCGCGTTTGTTTAGGTCGGCATGTACAGAAAAATCGGTCCAACGCGTCGATCCAAACGGACACGCGTCTGCTTTTTGTCCGTCTGTCGACCCATTCCCGGCCTAATTTTAAGGCTAGTTTGCGTCGGCACGGACATGAAACGGACACGCGCACGCCgcccgcctcctccctccgcccCGCTAGTTGGTGGCACATTGGTCATCCTTTCCCACCACAACAGCAAACCCTCGCCACCTCCGCCACGTTGCTGCCGCCACCCATTTTCGATGCCTCTACCAGCAGTCGGTGCCGACACACCTTTCCCCAACGCCTCCACCTCCGCCACGTTCCTGCCGCCACCCATTTTCGATGCCTCTACCAGCAGCCGGTGCCGACACACCTTTCCCCAACGCCTCCACCTCCCACGTCGACGCCACCACTGTCTCGTCGCCGGGGTACCGAAGCTTCCCATCCCCTCCTCCTGACGCCGACGCGAGCAGGAAGCCACCTCGCCGCCCTGGCCAGCTCCTTCGGCCTGACGCCGGCACGGTCGTCGGACGCCAGCAGGCCAGCCACCTGGTCCAAGGGAGGCGGGCGTCTCTTCGCCGGCCTGCTTCttcgtcgacgcccgcaagctgttcgacaatTTGTCAAGATACAAAATGGACTCCACtaacgagttctttttccacaatttattttgcgactccgacgattcctcGTCCAATGAGGAGGAGCAGATCTTgactgccgtgttggtccatcaccaccttaaTAGCCAGCGGccattgttccgtggctccatCCCAGGGCACCTTCCTGCGTTGAATCACAACCGAGAGAGCggtcatttccttctttggaaggactactttgactcAACCAACCCGTTGTTCAACCATCAGAAATTTCGGCGGCGTTttcgtatgagtaggcatcttttcaaccgtattatAGAGGGAGTAGTTGGATATGATGACTCCTTCGAGTGCAGAGAGGATGCCATTGGAAATATTGGCTTCtcatcttatcagaaatgcactgcagccatccggatgcttgcatacggagtgcccggtgatctcattgatgggtacatccgtatgagcgagtctacatgtcTAGACGTCATGTACAAGATCTGCAAGGTTGTGAttgttgtgtttggccctgagtacttgagagagccgactgtTGAAGATACATCCCGCTTattggcgatgaatgccagtagAGCCTTCCCAgagatgcttggcagcatagactgcatgcactgggagtggaagaactgcccttctgcttggccaGGGTAGTATAAGTGCCATGTCAgagcttgcactgtcatacttgaggctgtggcctcacaagatctctggatctggcactctttctttggcatagttggatcacacaatgatatcaacgtacTTCATCGCTCGCTGGTGTTCGCTAGGTTTGCCGAAGGCAAACAGCCCACCGATCAATGTTAacatcaacggccacaactacgacaaatgaTACTACCTAGGTGACAGTATGTATCCTTAtggaccactattgtgaagacaatccccaaccctatcggagagaagaggaaagatttgcccaagagcaagagagtgctaggaaggacatcgagcgtgcctttggtgttttgtaATCTCGATGGAGTGTCGTTTGGTATCCTGCTAGGACTTGAAGCACGAAGAAGccgtgggaggtgatgactgcttgtgtggtcatgcacaatatgatcgtagaagatgagCACCCGGAACGTATCTACGAttaagggtttcagtttcagggcgAGAATGTTGTGCatgagcatggaggagcggcaacgtttgaacagttcatCCAATTTCATCATGACATGCGTTATTGAGAAACTCACATgcagctgcaaaatgatttggttgagcatatctGGACTCATGTTGGTAACGGATAGATGTATCTTTTTTATCCGACTTTCAAAACTAGGTGAGACTATTTTATTTTTACCCAGCTTGTAAAACTATACTTAATTTAATTGTTTGTGAAACTATGCTATTTATTTGGTTATGAAAGTATATGTTTGCTTGTGAAATAATGCAAAAATGTGTGCATATTTATTGAAAAAGGACGGCCAACCGGCCACGCTGATAAATATGGATCGGCGCGTTGGATATAGTGCCGACCCAAATTTTAAACAGGACGGACGTCGAGCGGGCAGCCGACCCAAATGGACGAAATACGGACAGTAGCGCCGTCTGGTTggatcggcgcgttggagttgctctaatctcTTGGGGCTACGTGAAGATTCTATACATTCCGGATTAACTTTCCTATGGACAATCTGATCGCTCGATCCATTTCCCTGATGAAATTGCTGTGGAGATCACACCAAATCAGCCGTGCCGGAATTGCCGAATTATGCAAGATCGCAAGACCTCAGATTAAGCGCACATATGAGGTGCGATGCGTCCGCAGTTACCAAATCAGTCATGGGAATAGGAGGAGGATATATATTACAAAATTCACGTGTATTGTAGTGTCTAGGTGCAGTTATTACGTGCTCCACGTACTACAAACACTTATCTTTTCTCACGGGCAAAGGAAAACATCGTTGTTCCTGGGGCCACTATCAACTACGGGGCATCGATTGCCCACAGCTTGGGCTGGAGTACATTTCACCTTCATCGCTAGACACCTGGGCGCCGGTTTTACCACTCGTGGTCCGAAGCCAAGATAATTTCAGACCAGAAGAATCTGTGACGCACTCGCATCATTTTCGACCCAACCAAGGAAGCTGACACGCACGGGCACGGTCACAAACCACAAACTGCGCATGCATGCTTTCCCCAGCTCCGCGGAGCAATGAGATGAGATGATGCACGCACCTGCCGACCACCATACAAAGTTAACCCGGCCTCGGCTAGCTAGAACAAAAGTTACGTCAACCAGTCAGGGCTTCCCATGGCAGTACTTGCTGATTCTGCATGttaatttctactccctccgtttcaaaatagataacatctagtataaagttgagtcatctattttaaaatGAAGGGAGTACGTTTTAATCCTTCTTTGCAGTTATAGAATATTGTTGTAGTCAAGGCTAGTCAGTCAGGGAGACAAAATTGCATCTGCACACCTTCAGTCAAACAAAGGCGAAAGCAGGGAGGCGCACAATGATGCCCATTTCTTTCCACGATTGATGTCATGCATGATACTTTTTAGCGAATGAATCTTTTAGAATCAATGGCACTTAGTACATTTCAAATATGCTTTGAATATTCCCTTTTATTTGCAGCATATGCAGTTTCTCAGAAATACACGCAGAGTATCGTCGAGGAGTAAGTCATCAAGATCCATTTGAAACTGGGGATCAAGTGTGTGCTAAAATAGCCACACATTCACATCAATGTAGACTTTTCATTTGTCTAAACGGTGCTAAGATTTTACCTTAACATGTCTCACCCAGTTCTGAGTGCGATCATTTTACATCTTCTCGTGCGAAAAATCCTTATCATTTTGCATTGCCATGTAAGAAGAAATAACTAATTATATGTCAAAGCAACCACGACAGGGTCCCTTTCATATGTCCGGATGAAGTTTCATGAAACATAACACTAAACCATATTGTGGGGAGGTACCTTAATAGTTAATTCCCATCAAAATGCCGCATGCTCATGCGGTCGACACATAATATAGCTGGAACGAGCTATGCTCCGTCACCATAAACATatgtatctataccaatataaaaccGCCTCTTTGGGCAAATCCAACTAATCTCGGCCATTAAACCAAGTCACTCATGGTGTGCGCTCAACATATTTAACGTGCAACTAATACCATACCAAATATCAGCATCAACGGTAATATATAATTAATTCATAAAGAATATCCTACCTAATGCGTGCAATTAGTATCATACCAAAAATCTAAGTCAAGAATAATCACATAATTAGTCCGTAAATAGTATCCTACCTAATATATGCGACAATTAACATACTACCTAATATCAACGTGCATTCACATTTACTATTACTTTAAAAGGAAGGAGTAAGGATTAGGTGGTCATGTCATCAGAGCGCTTTGTATCTATCATGTAGCACTTCCTCCACTTAATTCCTGAGTCATTCGTACCAATTAGTCTTGTGTAGATTCTCTTTGTATGCACTAGTAGACAGAAAAGCATGTCTATTTGGATGGCATTCAGTAAGGTTCTCCAATTGTGCAGTATACATAATTCAAATTTTGTTGGGGATGATAAAGTAGACTACCATTCATAgaaacattattattattattttcatagatCAACTTTTCTTTTCTAAATTCATGGCAAATAGATACATATCATATATCTATGATGATTCTTTTGTTTCCATATTAGCATGATTTTCTAGGTTGCCAAATTACCTGCATTGTCTGATACTTTTTCATGGCACCACCTAAAGTTAGAGTAGTTCTACTGCTCTTGTCAGCATGTCCTTTTTCATTGATTACAATTGTTTGTTGGTAGCTTATTAAGCAGGCCACTTGGTTGTTCACCATGTACTGAAGTGACATGTTACATGGCTGGTTTTATCTGCAAGTGTGTATAGTGGACCAAAATAAAGTTACCAATATAGATGGGACATTGACATGTAGCAAACATATCTACTTTTTCGAGCACTTTTGTTATGTTTTTGTCCTCTAACATGTATGGTTTTCCAAATGCGTAGTCATATGGTTATGTTTCGTGTGGTGGAATCAACCCACAAGGATTCAAGTTCTAAACTTAGTATTGTTGCTCGCATTTTCCAGACTATTTCAGACTTTTCGCCGATGTTCGCTCTGTGGGAGGAGACGTTTATATCGACTACAAGACGTGTGTGTGGTGACTTCCTTAATGTCAAAAAGTTGTGCCCGTTCAGAGGTCTTCAaaggggtagggtgtgtgtgcgTTCATTCATAAATATGAGTGCATATGTGTGTTGTGAGCATCTATGAATCTGAAGTGAACATTTTTCGCCTGGTCgttttaggctggtcatagtgggagtaacttatactagtgtcatgcatctgacactagtctaagttactaccttcataatgcaaagtaatatagtagtagtgtcataggtGGTTTGATTTAATAGCTTTTAGACTCATCTTATTTTGGAAAGCACTACGTTACattaacatattatgttaccactattcattaactacttgccacataagcaaaaaattctcgaagtgcgctatgttactacttaagttactcccactatgactagccttatcaacaatttgctactccctccgtccgaaaatacttgtcatcaaaatagataaaaagagatgtatctagaactaaaacacGTCTAGATGTATCCCCTTTTatacattttgatgacaagtatttccggacggagggagtatatgttggACCTAGATAAATGGGCCTGTACAAACGAGACATCCAGTGCGTTTTACATGTGGCAAAGAGTGGGTAATTTTGCCAAAAGAATATTAGGTGGTGTCCACAAATTCTATGGCGTGGAGGAATCAACATGGTGGGCAGTACAAAAATTTAAAAGTTGTGTGTTGTTTGTCGCATAGATGGATTATCTAGTGACACACTAAGGTTCCGTATTACCCATTGTGCGCGGTGAAAGGCATCGCATCCTACTACTCCCtcggtcccaaaataagtgactcaactttgtacttactaaatttagtacaaagttgagccacttttttttttgaggaaaatgtcATCATGGCGGTTTATAATTCATGTGAAAATAGGGCTACATAATTTGTGATTACATCGAGCAGAAAGTCTGGAGTCTCGTTCTGCCACACAATAGTTCGCGAGGGCTCCGACTTAGTAGCCAAAAGATCAGCCGCCATATTGGCTTCCCTAGGGCAATGACAGAACCTAACAGAGATAAAATTACGACACAAGAAAGTACACTCCTCATAGATGGCTGCAGCTGGGCCTAAGGAATTGCCTCCGTCTTGCATTATCTGGATGACCTCCATACAATCCGCCCTGATCTCCACCTTGTTGCAGCCGATGGTGTTTGCCAGAACCAGCCCatccttgtgaaggaaatatgccctagaggcaataataaagttattatttatttccttatatcatgataaatgtttattattcatgctagaattgtattaaccggaaacataatacatgtgtgaatacatagacaaacatagtgtcactagtatgcctctacttgactagcttgtttatcaaagatggttatgtttcctagccatggacaaaagagttgtcatttgattaacgggatcacatcattaggagaatgatgtgattgacttgacccattctgttagcttagcacttgatcgtttagtatgttgcggttgctttcttcatgacttatacatgttcctgtaactatgagattatgcaactcccgtttaccggaggaacactttgggtgctaccaaacgtcacaacgtaactgggtgattataaaggagtactacaggtgtctccaaaggtacatgttgagttggcgtatttcgagattaggttttgtcactccgattgtcggagaggtatctctgggccctctcggtaatgcacatcactataagccctgcaagcaatgtaaccaatgagttggttacaggatgatgcattac is a window encoding:
- the LOC123047097 gene encoding probable isoaspartyl peptidase/L-asparaginase 2, whose product is MARWAIAIHGGAGVDPNLPEHRQEEGKRVLARCLQVGVDLLRAGATALDVVEAVVRELETDPCFNSGRGSALTRAGTVEMEASIMDGRGRRCGAVSGVSTVRNPVSLARRVMDKSPHSYLAFDGAEDFAREQGLEVVDNSYFITEENIGMLKLAKEANSILFDYRIPLAGADTCSALAAASENHNNNGTVMNGLPISIYAPETVGCAVVDSNGFTAAATSTGGLMNKMTGRIGDSPLIGAGTYACGHCAVSCTGEGEAIIRSTLARDVAAVMEYKGLPLQEAVDFCVKERLDEGFAGLIAVSGTGEVAYGFNCTGMFRGCATEDGFMEVGIWE